CATTTGGGAAAAAGGAATGAATGAGAATATGCTCTTGCTTCTCAATTGAAAAGTTttgaaaatcatttaattGATACCGACGGAAACTTCAATTAAGTGGAATCATGATTGAAGTCCATATTGGCTAATCTCGTACAAAGATGAATTGGTTTTTTAATtggttttcattttccatACTCATTGCTGATTCTTCTTTATGTAGAGTCGTAGACATGTAACGTTCTCGTTCCTATTGTATTAATTCGTCAAATTTAAAAGTACGTAAATCAGAGCTtggttaaataattaatcgaTTTCTTTGTgactttaattttatgttcatttatcataaaatgaagaattaatttGCTTTTTATGAGAttacaatataaataatgttGATTAGAAGTGTCAGTGTGGTCATGGAAGATGTTTCCAGATGGCAATAACTAATAATTGTAAAAGTTagaataaattttgttaatatatacgtttatttttatttatatagtactattattaattgGGTTTTCCTTTAAAAATCATCCACCACCATTTGCACGTCAAAGTTAAATTTATATGCCATCTCACAGAGCTGACATATTTCCAATCTCGATATTTTCAAATCTGCAAAAGTTAAAAGTTTATTTGTGTCCTCAACCCAAAATAGTACAATTGTCCAATATTGAGTGAAGGTAAATTACGTAGAAAAGATGTATAGCTCACAAAATAAGTTTcattatcaaatcaaataaagtgctttttcattttgttataaacTTCTTAATTTAAGAGCAAAAGTATGAAGCCTATCTATGAGACTATGGCCTAATCCAATGATGTTAGGACCACTTACCATCATAACATGGATACTAGGACCACAAAACCATGGAAAAACAGTTGAAAGATTCCAACGCAATTAGAAAAAAACACAGACAGAGAGACCATGATGCCTAAATTTTGTCATATATATCCTCTTTAGATCAGATGCCAGATTGATGACAGGAttctgttttcttttaaaaaggaaaatatcccatttttgtaagaaaaaatgtaatgtCATCAAAAAGCTGGCAGCCTGTTATCATAGGATATATTCCTAAATCTGTTTGTGAAGTTTGAATCTTGAACCCCATCTGAACTGGtaatattaatcaatttacaGTTCAAAACTAGTACAAAAAATCCATACCCGTCTGCGGTCGGGGTGCCTCGCTAATCAGAAAAGACGTCGCAAAGCAAGAAAAGTTAAAGACTAACACAAGGGAAACTGCACATTTCCTTGATCACTAGTGCTGCTACAAACTCAAATCATACTAGATTAGTGCCATTGTTTATTTACTTACTGATGAACAAAAGGGTACCTAGAGGCGTAGTATTCTTGTGCACGAGAGGCGCCATCCCTAGACATCAGTCCTTCGAGATCTCCTATGATTCTTGCAAGCCATATCTCGAGATTCCTTTGGATCTCTTTGAAATTGTTTCTGATGGAGTCCAGGGCTCGCCTAGTGGCTACGTTAGCTGCCCCTTCGACCTCCCCTCCGTGGTAGCTCTTTCCTCTCTCAGTTTGTAGTGCTGTGAGTTTCTGGCTGGTTTCAGAGGCTCGTTGCTGCAGACGAAACGCCTCTAGCAAGAACTCAGTTTGCCTTTGGATGCGAAACTCTGAGCTCAGAGTGGCTTCACATGGATCACTAGCTTGCTTTATGATTAAAAAGGATATCATTTCAGAAACCAAGTTTTATTCCTAAAACtcaatcaaatttttaaaaaaatttgtatagaAGTCGGAATGATTACCATTCTCCTGCAAAGATCATCGATCTTTCCTGCTAATGCTTGGTACCTCTTGGCCTGCTTTCGCATCGGTGATGGTGCCTTCGAAAAATCTGCCCTGCAAACTCGTTCTAAATTCAGCAGTTCTTGCTCAAGTAGCTTTAATTTAGACGAGACTCCACTAGAATCACCGTCTACCTTCCAAGGGGACTCCCTTCTGCACAAGAGACAGTTGTGGCTGTGGCATTAGATGcacaaattttggttttgggcTCTTTGCGAAGTATCAGAAAGATGGTGTCGATATTTACCTAGAAACGAAATGCTTCACGTGGTAAACTGACTCGGCTGATTCGTACTGCTGCATATCCTGCACAGATGCCATCAAGAATCAGCATCCCGTAAGAACCAGGTAAAGCAAACACAGGGTTTCATATCCCATTTCATCAGCAAACATTCGGAGTGTATCTATGAAATAACAGACGAAGAATGAAATTGTTCATCCACGAAGAATTCAGCATGATGAAATATACACTGTTTAGAAACCACACTCTTTGCCACCAAATGAGTTAACTGacaaatatcacaaacaaATCTAGACTAAAAAAACTCCACATTGCATCATAAAACGAGCAAACAAAGCTGCGAGCATGAACGTGAAGTGAAGAAACATTGATAAACAAACAGGGTAACGAAACAAAGCTGCGAGCATGAAGTGAACGTGAAGTCAAGCAAACATCAAACTTGGTGTGATATTTTGTTCCTATGAAGACAAAATAAGTGGCTCCAAATCTTGAACTGTAGTTGGTCAATATATGCAAAATATCGATTACAGTCAGCATCTCGATCTAAAAAATGTGGTCCAGGCTTCACAAGGGAAGACAATGAAAGGTTTAGCTCATCAGCatccaaaggaaaaaaaataacttttgtGAACTAAGTTTCCCTAGATTGAAGAAGTTATAAAGGAAAGAAGTTTTGGTGAGGACAGACTACAAGACAAACAGGACAGAGACTAACAAATTATAATGATTAAACTCTCTGTCTAAgataataacacaaaaaattttgaatttgaattcacCCGCTAATTATGATGTCCCGCTTGAATTATAAACCTCGTCGTGTCCAAGATTCGAGCTTTGTATAATTCTCATGGACCAAGgaaatataaatgtaaatgCACAAATGCAAGAATGAGAATTCAGATAACTGGGATAAAATACGAAAACATCATTATCAAACAAATGGGGTCTAGCAGTCggtataaataaaacaatattagcATGTGTGGGTAAATCTtggtgtaaaataagtttttactttaattaacCTTAATCTTGACTTCAAACACTTATGATCCCCCTCTGCTTGCATGATTAGCTCTTAACTCTCGATTTGAATAACAACACATTGAGAAGTTTTCCAGTAGAAGCTCAAGATTTTCAatgcaaataaatttatcaaacttCTACTCCTAAAATCTTACTTGCTGTCATTTTacatcacacacacacaaaactTCCTTCACATTCAAAGAATTTGAGggcaataaaataattaaatctcccAGTTCTGAAATTATTAGTTTCTGAACAGAAATCATGCTGCCCTTTTTCGACAAACACACAAAGCTTCCTTCAAGAAACATTCTTTCACATTAACAATCCAAAATTCAAAGAACAAGCCAACAACAATTCTTGATATTGAAAAAACACTCTCACCTGCCATTGGCTAGCTTTATCAGACCAAAATTTGGAGGCAGCAGAATTCAAGAAATCTGAGGTAAAGCCATCATGACTCTGCCCATAAACAGACCTCATCTCATCCACCCCATCACCATTGAAGCAGTCCTCCTCCACCCCCTCCGAAACCCCAGCTTTGGCAGCAGCATAGCTCAAGCCCATGTCACCATAGCACTCCCCACCGCTCTCACAATTACTCCTGCTCATGAAGCTCAGCATCTCCTCTCTCTCACTAACCTCTCTCTTCAAATCCTCAATGCTGGCCTTGAACTCAGTCTCCACTCCCTCAAAGTCCTCAACTTTACTCTTCAAGAAGGCGATTTCCTCACTGCACTCGTCGATCTGCTGCAGCAGCCTCTTCTCCTCCTGCTGCCAGGCGTGCCTGTGGCTGGCGAAAATCTCGACAACTCTGGCGTTTGCCTTGGAATCCTCTTTCCTGCGCGTGTGGAACTGCTTGAGCTGCTCCTCCGCTTGCATTAGCTTAAAGGAGAGAGCTTTGTTCTGGGTTTGGTATGTGGAGATTAAGTGGATTGAGTTCTTGGGCAACAAGCCCAGAAAAATTGTGAAGCTGAGGCCTAAATAGGTGGAGAGGAGCTCGCTGAAATGGAGGTCTTCTTGGTTTTTGGTTTGATagatttcttcttcttgttgttgtttttgttgGTGGTGGTGTTCTTGGGCAGCCATTGctcaaaattttgtttcttcttttgtcTCTGGTTGAGAAGGTTTCTGAATTTATGGAGTTTAAGGGTAGTTGGTGTTTTTTGGCTGGAGGGTTGGAGTATGTGTACTGTGTATGAGATAAAATGTGTCCTTTTTGCCTTTTCCTGAAATATACAGTTTTTTGGGGAGAGAACttttagatttatatggaGGTATGTTTATGgagttaaaataaatttatgatagTTGGAGTACAAATGATGTTCAGAAATGTGAGATGTAAAAGTGCTtaccaaattttcaaaataaacaaattccAAGGCAGTAGCTTGTAGAATTATTTTGTcacttttatttgtaattttcacaTAATAAACCAATTCCATGAGGTTAAAGTAATTAATCAAAGATGGTCCTCCtaaaatggagtactacttgTAGATCATAAGCGCATTACtttttatctaataaaattagCAATTTACAACCCAgcatttattattcatgggtcaaatatttatttttatagtacattttttagtcaaattagtatttattatgtattataattaaactataattgcaattaaaataaagtacaatattaaaaaaaattatatctaattgaaaaaattaaacgCATATtcatccattaaaaatgattacaaaaaaaagagaCAAAATTGCCAAAATTTGATACTCCACAATTCATGCCTAGTACTCCTACTAGCCTACatagaattgaaaaatatcatgagATGAGGGACTAGAAAGGCAAATacaagtttttaaaatttgataacgctcatttcttcatttaatgagTCTGTAGCAACCAGCAGATTCAGATGCTAGGAAGGAGGGTTTGTTCAGGCTTTAGACATATTATTTCTACGTcatgattaaaattatcattttttttggtgaagaagTAACAGTGGACGATTAATGCATTCCaataactgaaattaaatgaatatttcaaatatgagcaataccaaaaaataagaCATGGGAGAAACTTGAGTAACAAATTCATTACATATACTCCTTATAGATCCACTATATGACATGGCATAGCATGTCCATTCCGTACATTTCTctttagaaaaaaaagggaTAAGTTTATGTACAAGAAaagtagatatatatatatctgcCAATTGAATTCAAACAATTGAATTGCCTCCCAAAATCTCTGCCTCCTCTACGCAGATTGTAGCAATAACAATGTACAATTTCTACATTTGGAAATAATGCTCCTACCAACAAGCAATAGCCCGGTGCGGAGCCAGTCAAACCCCACGATTCATTCATCTGAGAGATGAATCAACCTTGGATGCATGCTAAACTCATTGATGCCAACGCGACAGAGCAATATGTTGAGATATTGCACGAAAGGGATGACACCAAAAGCAATACCTGCTGGTCCGCGCATCAAGAAGCTTGTTTCTGATTACGAGCGTTTATTTTTGCACGAAGAGCATCTATGCCTTCTTTCCTTGCAGGCGAGTCCTTCCACGCAGGAGAATTAGTTGCTACTTGTTCCTTGAGTGCTTCCTTCTCCAGTTTCTTCTTTTCAGCTTCTGCCTGCTGCTCATTTTCATCATGGGCCTTATTGAACAGCTTGGTGAAGACTGCTAGAGTTTGAGTCACTGCAGATACAAAACCACATATATAGTTTAACAAGGCGGAATACTACTCTGTTCTCCCTTTATTTACGACAAGCAATAGTCACATCccctttttttgttattggGGTTATTCATGCCTTCACTTGGGACACAATAAGCAAAATGACCCCGTAGAACCCAGAAATAACGAACAAAGATGCATAGATGCCAACGATACAGGAAAATTAAACTGTCCCAAACCTTGCTCAAAGGGACATCTTGCTGGGTCTTCGCCAAAATACTTTGACAGCGTATCTGCATTTCTCCCCTGTATATTACAttgttatgatttttattagtaaCAACAAAATAGAACCAAACAATGCATTGGCCCAAGCCCCGCATCAGAAATAACACTTAACCTCACCATTTCAGAGCAGGCAATAACAAGTGATCTCACCTCAGATCACAAGGGGAATTCCAAAAGAAATATGTTTAAGATGCATTAGAAATAACAAATAGAGCTCACCACTTCAGAGTAAAGGTTGACAAGTGACCTAACTTCCGCGTCAGCAATATGGAGAAAACTTGTTAACACCTGTTAAAGCCAGTTCAGCAATTCCCCAACTTTATACATAGGGTTTAAAATGCATATGACATCTAAACACTAATATGCAGGCTAGTGAGCTCATCATCAGAGCCAGTACTGCAGATTATTTGATAATGGTTGCAAGCATGCAGGTTCCTATAATTGACAACATAGTTCAagccttttaaaaaaaataaagatgtaAGATACAAAAAgatttactccctccatgGGTCCTAAAAGCAATATCATGATGGAATGCCACCAAGGATGAAGGATACAAAGGGACACAAAACCATGAGTGGAATTTCAATACATTCGATTGTTTGAGAGAATTAACCTATGCACTcaattcattatatttatttctatgcTGTAAAACACAATGAGGAAACTTCCTATGTAGTCATAAAGACAGGAGGTTGGGTTCAAGTAGCAATTTTAGCCATTGAGGATGAGAATGTATCAAAACATTATGCATTCTGACCTTCCGAAAGCCAGAGGATACAGCACCATCATTCTCTGCTGCAGCTAGTTCCTGTTCAACCTTCTCAAGGCCTTTGCTAACAGCTTGCATTTCTTCAGCCAG
The genomic region above belongs to Salvia hispanica cultivar TCC Black 2014 chromosome 3, UniMelb_Shisp_WGS_1.0, whole genome shotgun sequence and contains:
- the LOC125212116 gene encoding uncharacterized protein LOC125212116, whose product is MAAQEHHHQQKQQQEEEIYQTKNQEDLHFSELLSTYLGLSFTIFLGLLPKNSIHLISTYQTQNKALSFKLMQAEEQLKQFHTRRKEDSKANARVVEIFASHRHAWQQEEKRLLQQIDECSEEIAFLKSKVEDFEGVETEFKASIEDLKREVSEREEMLSFMSRSNCESGGECYGDMGLSYAAAKAGVSEGVEEDCFNGDGVDEMRSVYGQSHDGFTSDFLNSAASKFWSDKASQWQDMQQYESAESVYHVKHFVSRRESPWKVDGDSSGVSSKLKLLEQELLNLERVCRADFSKAPSPMRKQAKRYQALAGKIDDLCRRMQASDPCEATLSSEFRIQRQTEFLLEAFRLQQRASETSQKLTALQTERGKSYHGGEVEGAANVATRRALDSIRNNFKEIQRNLEIWLARIIGDLEGLMSRDGASRAQEYYASRYPFVHQ